In Paludibacter propionicigenes WB4, the genomic window AAATTATATAACAATAAAACTCATTCTGAACATTAAATCAGGACAACTAAAAATTCATGTTTATTTTCTCAAAAAAAACTCTTTTACTCATAATTCTTTTCACCTCAGTTTGGGGTGCAAATGCTCAACATATCAATTACAGTCTGATTCCGAAAAAAGATACAGTCAACATTTACCAGGAAATGTTGAACGATCAATCGGATGATTTGATGGAAAACCATCCGGCTGAGGACATCTACAATAACATCTGGAGGAGCGACCGCGTCAACCCCTATAAAATTCCGATTGACAGCATGCCCGATTCTGTTCGGATTGACTGTTCTAATTTTGTAGTACCTGTTCGCGGAGCCGTTACTTCGGAATTCGGACCACGCCGCTATCGTTTCCATTATGGTATTGATCTCAGGCTGAAAGTGGGTGATTCGGTACGTTGTGCATTCAAAGGAAAAATCAGAATTATTGATTATGAAGCCAGAGGATATGGACATTACATAGTTGTTCGCCACGATAACGGGCTGGAAACTGTTTACGGACATCTCTCTGAAGTGCTGGTAACCCTTAATCAAACGGTAAAAGCCGGTCAGCTCATTGCGTATGGTGGTAATACCGGACATTCCACCGGACCACACCTTCATTTCGAAACACGATACATAGGCAATGCTATTAACCCGGCTCATATTGTCAATTTCAACACCGGATTGGTACACGAACGAACGTATCTGCTGACCAAGAAAAATGCTTTTTACTATCAGCACGAGGTAAAATCATTTGTATCTGCTAAATACTACAAAGTCAAAAAACACGATACTTTATCGCGCGTGGCTGCACGTAACGGAACCAGTGTGAAAGCCCTGTGCAGGTTGAATGGTTTAAAAACTAAAGCCAAAATAAAACCGGGTCAACGATTGAGAATAAGATAACTTGAATTTAGATTTCTGATCTACGATTTTAAACAAAAAGGAAGTAGTAATGTCTGGTTATCTGTATTTTGATATCAAAAAGAGATAACCAATCTTGTAACCCGTAACTATTTACTTGTAACTAATTCCTAATATCTGTAATGTTCCGGTTTGTAAGGTCCGTTAGCATTTACCCCAATGTATTCAGCTTGTTCAGGAGTAAGTACGGTTAACTTTACACCCAATTGCTCCAGGTGTAAACGTGCTACTTCTTCGTCCAAATGCTTTGGCAGACGATAAACATCAACTGCGTAATCTTTGGTGAATAATTCTATTTGTGCCAATGTCTGGTTGGTAAACGAGTTACTCATTACAAATGATGGGTGACCGGTAGCACAACCAAGATTTACCAAGCGACCATCGGCCAACAGCAATACGCATTTTCCGTCAGGGAAAATATATTTATCAACCTGAGGTTTGATGTTTACACATTCAATGCCCGGATATTGTTTCAACTTTTCTACCTGAATTTCGTTATCGAAGTGACCGATGTTACAAATGATAGCGGCATCTTTCATTTTTTCGATATGTTCTATGCGGATAATGTCTCTGTTTCCTGTAGTGGTTACGTAGATATTTCCTTCGGCCAAAGCTTCTTCGATGGTGGTTACCTGAAAACCTTCCATGCTAGCCTGAAGTGCACAAATAGGATCAATTTCGGTAACAATGACACGAGCTCCGTATGCCAACATAGAGCGTGCACAACCTTTACCTACATCACCATATCCGCAAACAACAACCACTTTACCTGCCAACATGATGTCGGTCGCGCGTTTGATACCATCCGCCAATGATTCGCGGCAACCGTACAGGTTATCGAATTTAGATTTGGTAACCGAGTCATTTACGTTGAAAGCAGGGAATAACAGTGAGCCTTCTTCCAGCATTTGGTACAAACGGTGAACTCCGGTAGTGGTTTCTTCAGACACACCACGAATTTCTGGTATCATGCGGGACCAAATGCTGCTGTCTTCTTTCAAAACATCTTTCAGGATGGCATACAGTAAACGTTCGTCATCGCCACCGGCAGCTTTATCAAGTACCTTAGCATCTTTTTCGGCTGCACCACCCACATGAATCATCATGGTAGCATCGCCTCCGTCGTCAACAATAACAGTCGGACCTTTGTGTCCTTCAAAAGTCAATGCCTGAAGTGTACACCACCAGTATTCTTCCAGTGTTTCACCTTTCCACGCAAAAACAGGAACTCCCGAAGCTGCAATAGCCGCAGCTGCATGATCCTGAGTAGAATAGATGTTACAACTACACCAGCGCACTTCTGCTCCAAGTTCAACCAATGTTTCGATAAGCACTGCTGTTTGAATAGTCATGTGAAGTGAACCCATGATACGAGCTCCTTTCAACGGTTTTTGCTGACCATATTTTGCACGCAACGCCATCAAACCCGGCATTTCTTTTTCGGCTAATTCTATTTCTTTGCGACCAAAATCGGCCAACGACATGTCAGCTACTTTATAAGGCAAAGCGCTGAATAATTCGGATGTACTCATGTTTATTTTTATGTGTTTTATTTTAATTCTGATTTGGGAGTGCAAAGATACATGTTTTCGACGGAAATATTTATCTTTGTTGACAATAGATTTATATTCAGTACTATGTTTGTTGATATTCATACCCACAATTCGTTTACAACGGATGTTCCAGCCGTTCGGAATCTTACTTTTCAGGAAGCAGAAATCCTGTTTTCGAGCAATGAAAAGGGATTGTTTTCCGTTGGCATTCATCCGTGGCATGCCGATCTTTTCAGCGCTACATTATTTGCCAAACTGAAGCATTGGACTAAGAGCAAACGTCTGGTGGCGATTGGTGAATGCGGACTCGACAAGCACTGCAACATTCCTCTGGATGTGCAGCAGTATGCATTCGAACAACAAATAGCACTCTCCGAACAAACTGAAAAACCTCTGATAATTCACTGTGTAGGCTGTTTCAATGAGTTGTTTGAGATAAAAAAGAAAATCAATCCCCGGCAATTGTGGATAATTCATGGTTTCAGGGCGAAACCCCAACTGGCAATGCAGGCATTAAAAGCCGGATGCGCACTTTCGTTCGGAGAGCATTTCAACGAAGAAAGTGTACGCTTAACTCCTCTTGAAAAACTTTATGTCGAAACAGACGAAAGTCAGACACCGATAAGCGAAATTTACAGGCACATTGCGCAGATAAAGAGCACTGACCCTGACTTTTTGATTGCCGGAGAGCACTTTTTTAGTGCTGTCTCGACCTTATAACCCACATTTCTGATTAAAATTACTATTAGTTGGCATTAATTATTTGTTTATTACTAATTTTTAATTACTTATTATTGTATCTTTGCGTTCCGTTTTCAAATTAACGCAGACATGAAAAAGACAGTTCCATTTTTATTTTTCCTTATTTTTACACCTGTGCTTATCGCTCAGGGATTTTCTTCATTGCAGCAACGCAAATTAGCCAATGCACTTACCGCTATTTCAAACCTATATGTCGATAGCATCAATGATAAAAAATTGGTTGAAAGTACAATACAATCAGTATTGAAAGAGTTGGATCCGCACTCATCTTATATTTCGAAAGAAGAGGTAGATAGAGTAAACGAGCCGCTCGAAGGCAGTTTCGAAGGTGTGGGTATTCAGTTTCAAATGTTTCAGGATTCGCTGTTGGTTGTTCAAACCGTAGCCGGTTGTCCTGCCGAAAAGGTTGGTGTACTTCCTGGAGACCGCATTATCTATATCAATAATGAATTGGTAGCCGGTGTAAAAATGGAAAGTTCGGGTATTTTTAAACGGCTTCGTGGACCTAAAGGAACCGAAGTTACAGTGAAAATTCGTCGTGCAGGAAAAGCCGGATTGCTGGAATTTAAAATCATACGCGACAAAATTCCTATTCATAGCGTTGACGCCAATTATATGATTAATAAAGAGATTGGCTATATAAAAATCAACAATTTCGGAAGCGCAACCGTCAAAGAATTTGAAGATGCTTTGGCTAATCTACAGCAAAAGGGAATGAAAAGCCTGATATTAAGCCTTCAGGGCAATGGTGGGGGTT contains:
- a CDS encoding M23 family metallopeptidase; protein product: MFIFSKKTLLLIILFTSVWGANAQHINYSLIPKKDTVNIYQEMLNDQSDDLMENHPAEDIYNNIWRSDRVNPYKIPIDSMPDSVRIDCSNFVVPVRGAVTSEFGPRRYRFHYGIDLRLKVGDSVRCAFKGKIRIIDYEARGYGHYIVVRHDNGLETVYGHLSEVLVTLNQTVKAGQLIAYGGNTGHSTGPHLHFETRYIGNAINPAHIVNFNTGLVHERTYLLTKKNAFYYQHEVKSFVSAKYYKVKKHDTLSRVAARNGTSVKALCRLNGLKTKAKIKPGQRLRIR
- a CDS encoding TatD family hydrolase — encoded protein: MFVDIHTHNSFTTDVPAVRNLTFQEAEILFSSNEKGLFSVGIHPWHADLFSATLFAKLKHWTKSKRLVAIGECGLDKHCNIPLDVQQYAFEQQIALSEQTEKPLIIHCVGCFNELFEIKKKINPRQLWIIHGFRAKPQLAMQALKAGCALSFGEHFNEESVRLTPLEKLYVETDESQTPISEIYRHIAQIKSTDPDFLIAGEHFFSAVSTL
- the ahcY gene encoding adenosylhomocysteinase yields the protein MSTSELFSALPYKVADMSLADFGRKEIELAEKEMPGLMALRAKYGQQKPLKGARIMGSLHMTIQTAVLIETLVELGAEVRWCSCNIYSTQDHAAAAIAASGVPVFAWKGETLEEYWWCTLQALTFEGHKGPTVIVDDGGDATMMIHVGGAAEKDAKVLDKAAGGDDERLLYAILKDVLKEDSSIWSRMIPEIRGVSEETTTGVHRLYQMLEEGSLLFPAFNVNDSVTKSKFDNLYGCRESLADGIKRATDIMLAGKVVVVCGYGDVGKGCARSMLAYGARVIVTEIDPICALQASMEGFQVTTIEEALAEGNIYVTTTGNRDIIRIEHIEKMKDAAIICNIGHFDNEIQVEKLKQYPGIECVNIKPQVDKYIFPDGKCVLLLADGRLVNLGCATGHPSFVMSNSFTNQTLAQIELFTKDYAVDVYRLPKHLDEEVARLHLEQLGVKLTVLTPEQAEYIGVNANGPYKPEHYRY